A section of the Oncorhynchus tshawytscha isolate Ot180627B linkage group LG09, Otsh_v2.0, whole genome shotgun sequence genome encodes:
- the LOC121847238 gene encoding myosin heavy chain, embryonic smooth muscle isoform-like, which translates to MTSFLCPPIRERAAANKLVRRTEKKLKEVCMQVEDERRHSDQYKEQMEKANSRMKQLKRQLEEAEEEATRANAYRRKLQRELDDATEASEGLSREVNTLKSRLRRGGPISFSSSRSGRRQLQVEGTSLDLLSDDEVENKTTDANANETPAAPQPE; encoded by the exons ATGACCTCATTCCTCTGTCCTCCTATCAGGGAGCGAGCAGCGGCCAATAAGCTTGTGAGACGGACAGAGAAGAAGCTGAAGGAGGTGTGCATGCAGGTGGAGGACGAGCGCCGCCATTCCGACCAGTACAAGGAACAG ATGGAGAAGGCCAACTCCCGCATGAAGCAGCTGAAGAGGCAGCttgaggaggctgaggaggaggcCACACGTGCCAACGCCTACCGCAGGAAGCTGCAGAGGGAGCTGGACGATGCAACTGAGGCCAGCGAGGGTCTCAGCCGCGAGGTCAACACACTCAAGAGCCGCCTCAG GCGTGGAGGCCCCATCAGTTTCTCTTCCAGCCGCTCGGGCAGGCGTCAGCTGCAGGTGGAGGGAACATCGCTCGACCTCCTATCCGACGACGAGGTGGAAAACAAGACCACGGACGCCAATGCCAACGAGACGCCAGCGGCTCCCCAACCAGAGTAG